From the genome of Nasonia vitripennis strain AsymCx chromosome 1, Nvit_psr_1.1, whole genome shotgun sequence, one region includes:
- the LOC100119872 gene encoding transcription initiation factor TFIID subunit 4 isoform X4 produces the protein MASAKFLEEALSTDVDESAVSAIVGSLETQLVSGAQPNPQQQQQQQQQQQSAAAQSSNGAPSSVVAAAAAAAATTPPLDGSSGPLQKPPQQHVANGTSNGDQQQQPQQPQQPQQQQQIPPTVLATTTTPSTTTSSNMTAAAPPVQELAKPTPSGQPQPQQQQQQQQQVSTMQPSPQQQFVPQQVAGNQSVAQLANGTLGVVTTQTVLQSTSNSAVSQVSAVSGQATAAATNQAQTINVNKQTALVIKTSVAPTGMVSVPMSVPVTVAANITNTAQPGKAGVTSAIVPSNVQILNVNALRPATPQVAGQQPAKQVASRVVIGQHMMGGRAGTPGITLQTIQGLAQGGTQGHLLLKTENGQFQLLRVGPANPNNAAVTPNSIAGSAAVVATPGATGTTYRLASLPAVSRLNAQFTGPPLATIRKPIQTVAPTVTTTTVTAVTSTIVAATTTAPTPTPTPASMATPTPASTPTSTVSPAQASLTPAQIRHRQVNDNTKEKCRKFLANLLELSSREPKHVERSVRTLIQELIDVKVEPEEFCIRLERLLNASPQPCLIGFLRKSLPLLRHALITKELVIDGIRPPHPNSQMYIQASGFPAASPTVVTQQNQIRPTVAVSPAVTAATPVTHVPATVALTPPATTQVRVMAPLTGVTNVPRPPQPIQVQQKLNVDKPVVSSINKKIRPTTPIRPGLLATYSAKTPVIAAPVHHQIQSLSTVVVSTSATSSTTGGSGATTTTIRQTTGPIIVQKTLPSTAVSKTVVASSHKTITTTTTLNKAAVPSIQPKLVSKEKEKKTFSSAGYTGDDDINDVAAMGGVNLAEESQRILGSTKFVGTQIRSCKDEVFLHMTPLQQKINKIVSSYGLEEPNQEVASLISHAAQERLKNLVEKLAIIAEHRIDLVKVDPRYEVTQDVRAQLKFLEELDRVERKRHEEQEREVLLKAAKSRAKTEDPEQAKLKAKAKEMQRAEMEEARQREANQTALQAIGPRKKPKLDLGGSSASSPGGTAGLAGTGAGLNRQMPLRPRLKRVNFRDLLFLLEQEKETCRSSTLYRSYLK, from the exons ATGGCGTCAGCTAAGTTCCTTGAGGAAGCTCTCAGCACGGACGTGGACGAATCAGCAGTTAGTGCCATCGTCGGCTCCCTCGAGACGCAGCTGGTCAGCGGGGCCCAGCCTAacccccagcagcagcagcagcagcagcagcagcaacagtccGCGGCGGCGCAGTCGAGCAACGGCGCGCCGAGCAGCGTAGTCGCggccgcagcggcggcggcagcgacgaCTCCGCCGCTCGACGGCAGCAGCGGGCCCCTGCAGAAGCCACCGCAGCAGCATGTGGCCAACGGCACCAGTAACGGTGACCAACAGCAACAGCCCCAGCAGCCCCAGCagccccagcagcagcagcagatccCACCAACAGTCCTCGCCACAACGACGACGCCGAGTACGACGACGAGCAGCAACATGACTGCCGCCGCGCCGCCGGTCCAGGAACTCGCCAAGCCAACGCCGAGTGGCCAGCCCCagccccagcagcagcagcagcagcagcagcaggtctCAACCATGCAGCCGTCTCCGCAGCAGCAGTTTGTCCCGCAGCAAGTGGCCGGCAATCAG AGCGTTGCCCAGCTGGCCAACGGCACCCTGGGTGTCGTCACCACCCAGACCGTCCTCCAGAGCACCTCTAACAGCGCAGTGAGCCAGGTCTCCGCTGTATCTGGCCAGGCCACCGCAGCTGCTACTAATCAGGCCCAGACCATAAATGTCAACAAGCAGACTGCCCTGGTCATTAAGACAAGCGTCGCCCCGACTGGCATGGTCTCCGTGCCCATGTCCGTGCCAGTCACGGTTGCAGCCAATATCACTAACACGGCTCAGCCGGGAAAGGCAGGTGTCACATCCGCAATAGTGCCCAGTAACGTACAGATACTCAATGTCAATGCCCTGCGGCCAGCCACCCCGCAGGTGGCTGGCCAGCAGCCCGCTAAACAGGTCGCTTCTAGGGTCGTCATTGGTCAGCACATGATGGGAGGACGAGCGGGAACCCCTGGG ATAACGCTACAGACTATCCAGGGTTTAGCACAAGGTGGTACACAAGGTCACCTGCTCTTGAAGACAGAGAATGGTCAGTTTCAGTTATTAAGGGTTGGACCAGCTAATCCAAACAATGCAGCAGTGACTCCCAACAGCATCGCTGGAAGTGCAGCAGTTGTTGCAACACCAGGCGCTACGGGTACAACGTATCGTCTGGCCTCATTGCCAGCTGTAAGTAGGCTGAACGCACAGTTCACTGGTCCACCACTCGCCACAATAAGAAAACCCATTCAG ACTGTAGCTCCTACTGTAACGACCACAACTGTAACCGCAGTGACGTCAACCATAGTTGCTGCAACTACCACGGCTCCAACGCCAACGCCGACTCCAGCATCAATGGCAACCCCTACGCCTGCTTCGACACCAACATCAACTGTTTCGCCCGCACAAGCGTCTCTGACTCCGGCTCAGATAAGA CATCGTCAGGTCAATGATAATACCAAAGAAAAGTGCCGTAAATTCTTAGCGAACTTATTAGAGTTGTCTAGTCGTGAACCTAAACATGTGGAAAGAAGTGTTCGGACGTTAATACAAGAGTTGATTGATGTTAAAGTTGAGCCCGAGGAGTTCTGCATTAGATTGGAGAGATTATTAAACGCGTCGCCACAGCCGTGCTTGATCGGCTTTCTCAGAAAGAGTCTGCCTCTGTTGCGCCACGCGCTCATCACCAAGGAATTGGTCATCGATGGCATACGGCCGCCGCATCCCAATTCTCAAATGTACATTCAGGCATCAGGTTTTCCCGCGGCGTCGCCGACAGTCGTCACTCAG CAAAACCAAATTAGGCCAACTGTAGCTGTTTCTCCTGCAGTCACGGCAGCAACGCCAGTTACGCACGTTCCTGCCACTGTAGCTCTTACACCACCAGCCACAACACAGGTGAGAGTCATGGCACCTCTCACAGGAGTTACGAATGTTCCGCGACCTCCTCAACCTATTCAGGTTCAACAAAAGCTG aatgtGGATAAGCCAGTGGTGTCTtctataaacaaaaaa ATTCGTCCGACAACGCCGATACGACCAGGATTGTTAGCTACGTACTCCGCAAAGACGCCTGTAATTGCGGCGCCGGTGCACCATCAGATACAATCGTTATCCACAGTCGTAGTGAGCACAAGTGCGACTAGCAGCACGACGGGTGGCAGCGGtgcgacgacaacgacgatcCGCCAAACCACGGGGCCGATTATCGTGCAAAAGACCCTTCCGTCGACGGCGGTGTCAAAGACGGTAGTTGCGTCTTCGCACAAAACCATCACCACGACCACAACCCTAAACAAAGCCGCAGTGCCTTCCATACAGCCCAAACTCGTGTCTAaggaaaaggaaaagaaaacgTTCTCGTCTGCGGGATACAC GGGTGATGATGACATTAACGACGTGGCAGCGATGGGAGGAGTCAATCTCGCGGAAGAATCTCAGAGAATCCTGGGATCGACGAAATTCGTTGGGACACAGATAAGATCGTGTAAAGACGAAGTATTTCTTCATATGACCCCTCTtcagcaaaaaattaataaaatag TGAGTAGTTATGGTTTGGAGGAACCTAATCAAGAAGTAGCGTCTTTAATTTCACACGCAGCGCAAGAAAGGTTGAAAAATCTAGTAGAAAAGCTGGCTATTATAGCAGAACATAGAATAGATTTGGTGAAG GTTGACCCTAGATATGAGGTCACGCAAGACGTTAGGGCACAGTTAAAGTTTTTAGAAGAATTGGATAGGGTAGAACGTAAGAGACACGAAGAACAAGAAAGGGAAGTTCTGCTAAAGGCAGCAAAGAGTCGAGCGAAAACGGAGGATCCCGAGCAAGCCAAATTGAAAGCGAAAGCGAAAGAg ATGCAACGGGCAGAAATGGAAGAGGCTCGCCAGCGCGAAGCTAATCAAACAGCCCTTCAGGCTATTGGTCCGCGCAAGAAACCGAAGCTTGATCTCGGGGGTTCCTCGGCAAGCAGTCCGGGTGGCACTGCAGGTCTGGCTGGTACCGGTGCCGGCCTCAACCGCCAAATGCCCTTGCGACCGCGCCTCAAGCGTGTTAACTTCCGAGACCTGCTCTTCCTGCTGGAGCAAGAGAAGGAGACGTGTCGGAGCTCGACCCTGTATAGATCATACCTAAAGTGA
- the LOC100119872 gene encoding transcription initiation factor TFIID subunit 4 isoform X3 → MASAKFLEEALSTDVDESAVSAIVGSLETQLVSGAQPNPQQQQQQQQQQQSAAAQSSNGAPSSVVAAAAAAAATTPPLDGSSGPLQKPPQQHVANGTSNGDQQQQPQQPQQPQQQQQIPPTVLATTTTPSTTTSSNMTAAAPPVQELAKPTPSGQPQPQQQQQQQQQVSTMQPSPQQQFVPQQVAGNQVTSNQSNQLSALAKVQGEHVKIVYPGSGQVIATTGVVNANNKLTFPAQSVAQLANGTLGVVTTQTVLQSTSNSAVSQVSAVSGQATAAATNQAQTINVNKQTALVIKTSVAPTGMVSVPMSVPVTVAANITNTAQPGKAGVTSAIVPSNVQILNVNALRPATPQVAGQQPAKQVASRVVIGQHMMGGRAGTPGITLQTIQGLAQGGTQGHLLLKTENGQFQLLRVGPANPNNAAVTPNSIAGSAAVVATPGATGTTYRLASLPATVAPTVTTTTVTAVTSTIVAATTTAPTPTPTPASMATPTPASTPTSTVSPAQASLTPAQIRHRQVNDNTKEKCRKFLANLLELSSREPKHVERSVRTLIQELIDVKVEPEEFCIRLERLLNASPQPCLIGFLRKSLPLLRHALITKELVIDGIRPPHPNSQMYIQASGFPAASPTVVTQQNQIRPTVAVSPAVTAATPVTHVPATVALTPPATTQVRVMAPLTGVTNVPRPPQPIQVQQKLNVDKPVVSSINKKIRPTTPIRPGLLATYSAKTPVIAAPVHHQIQSLSTVVVSTSATSSTTGGSGATTTTIRQTTGPIIVQKTLPSTAVSKTVVASSHKTITTTTTLNKAAVPSIQPKLVSKEKEKKTFSSAGYTGDDDINDVAAMGGVNLAEESQRILGSTKFVGTQIRSCKDEVFLHMTPLQQKINKIVSSYGLEEPNQEVASLISHAAQERLKNLVEKLAIIAEHRIDLVKVDPRYEVTQDVRAQLKFLEELDRVERKRHEEQEREVLLKAAKSRAKTEDPEQAKLKAKAKEMQRAEMEEARQREANQTALQAIGPRKKPKLDLGGSSASSPGGTAGLAGTGAGLNRQMPLRPRLKRVNFRDLLFLLEQEKETCRSSTLYRSYLK, encoded by the exons ATGGCGTCAGCTAAGTTCCTTGAGGAAGCTCTCAGCACGGACGTGGACGAATCAGCAGTTAGTGCCATCGTCGGCTCCCTCGAGACGCAGCTGGTCAGCGGGGCCCAGCCTAacccccagcagcagcagcagcagcagcagcagcaacagtccGCGGCGGCGCAGTCGAGCAACGGCGCGCCGAGCAGCGTAGTCGCggccgcagcggcggcggcagcgacgaCTCCGCCGCTCGACGGCAGCAGCGGGCCCCTGCAGAAGCCACCGCAGCAGCATGTGGCCAACGGCACCAGTAACGGTGACCAACAGCAACAGCCCCAGCAGCCCCAGCagccccagcagcagcagcagatccCACCAACAGTCCTCGCCACAACGACGACGCCGAGTACGACGACGAGCAGCAACATGACTGCCGCCGCGCCGCCGGTCCAGGAACTCGCCAAGCCAACGCCGAGTGGCCAGCCCCagccccagcagcagcagcagcagcagcagcaggtctCAACCATGCAGCCGTCTCCGCAGCAGCAGTTTGTCCCGCAGCAAGTGGCCGGCAATCAGGTTACCAGTAATCAGAGCAACCAGCTTAGTGCACTGGCCAAGGTCCAGGGGGAGCATGTGAAGATTGTCTATCCCGGCAGCGGCCAGGTCATCGCGACCACTGGCGTTGTCAACGCTAACAATAAACTAACGTTTCCCGCGCAGAGCGTTGCCCAGCTGGCCAACGGCACCCTGGGTGTCGTCACCACCCAGACCGTCCTCCAGAGCACCTCTAACAGCGCAGTGAGCCAGGTCTCCGCTGTATCTGGCCAGGCCACCGCAGCTGCTACTAATCAGGCCCAGACCATAAATGTCAACAAGCAGACTGCCCTGGTCATTAAGACAAGCGTCGCCCCGACTGGCATGGTCTCCGTGCCCATGTCCGTGCCAGTCACGGTTGCAGCCAATATCACTAACACGGCTCAGCCGGGAAAGGCAGGTGTCACATCCGCAATAGTGCCCAGTAACGTACAGATACTCAATGTCAATGCCCTGCGGCCAGCCACCCCGCAGGTGGCTGGCCAGCAGCCCGCTAAACAGGTCGCTTCTAGGGTCGTCATTGGTCAGCACATGATGGGAGGACGAGCGGGAACCCCTGGG ATAACGCTACAGACTATCCAGGGTTTAGCACAAGGTGGTACACAAGGTCACCTGCTCTTGAAGACAGAGAATGGTCAGTTTCAGTTATTAAGGGTTGGACCAGCTAATCCAAACAATGCAGCAGTGACTCCCAACAGCATCGCTGGAAGTGCAGCAGTTGTTGCAACACCAGGCGCTACGGGTACAACGTATCGTCTGGCCTCATTGCCAGCT ACTGTAGCTCCTACTGTAACGACCACAACTGTAACCGCAGTGACGTCAACCATAGTTGCTGCAACTACCACGGCTCCAACGCCAACGCCGACTCCAGCATCAATGGCAACCCCTACGCCTGCTTCGACACCAACATCAACTGTTTCGCCCGCACAAGCGTCTCTGACTCCGGCTCAGATAAGA CATCGTCAGGTCAATGATAATACCAAAGAAAAGTGCCGTAAATTCTTAGCGAACTTATTAGAGTTGTCTAGTCGTGAACCTAAACATGTGGAAAGAAGTGTTCGGACGTTAATACAAGAGTTGATTGATGTTAAAGTTGAGCCCGAGGAGTTCTGCATTAGATTGGAGAGATTATTAAACGCGTCGCCACAGCCGTGCTTGATCGGCTTTCTCAGAAAGAGTCTGCCTCTGTTGCGCCACGCGCTCATCACCAAGGAATTGGTCATCGATGGCATACGGCCGCCGCATCCCAATTCTCAAATGTACATTCAGGCATCAGGTTTTCCCGCGGCGTCGCCGACAGTCGTCACTCAG CAAAACCAAATTAGGCCAACTGTAGCTGTTTCTCCTGCAGTCACGGCAGCAACGCCAGTTACGCACGTTCCTGCCACTGTAGCTCTTACACCACCAGCCACAACACAGGTGAGAGTCATGGCACCTCTCACAGGAGTTACGAATGTTCCGCGACCTCCTCAACCTATTCAGGTTCAACAAAAGCTG aatgtGGATAAGCCAGTGGTGTCTtctataaacaaaaaa ATTCGTCCGACAACGCCGATACGACCAGGATTGTTAGCTACGTACTCCGCAAAGACGCCTGTAATTGCGGCGCCGGTGCACCATCAGATACAATCGTTATCCACAGTCGTAGTGAGCACAAGTGCGACTAGCAGCACGACGGGTGGCAGCGGtgcgacgacaacgacgatcCGCCAAACCACGGGGCCGATTATCGTGCAAAAGACCCTTCCGTCGACGGCGGTGTCAAAGACGGTAGTTGCGTCTTCGCACAAAACCATCACCACGACCACAACCCTAAACAAAGCCGCAGTGCCTTCCATACAGCCCAAACTCGTGTCTAaggaaaaggaaaagaaaacgTTCTCGTCTGCGGGATACAC GGGTGATGATGACATTAACGACGTGGCAGCGATGGGAGGAGTCAATCTCGCGGAAGAATCTCAGAGAATCCTGGGATCGACGAAATTCGTTGGGACACAGATAAGATCGTGTAAAGACGAAGTATTTCTTCATATGACCCCTCTtcagcaaaaaattaataaaatag TGAGTAGTTATGGTTTGGAGGAACCTAATCAAGAAGTAGCGTCTTTAATTTCACACGCAGCGCAAGAAAGGTTGAAAAATCTAGTAGAAAAGCTGGCTATTATAGCAGAACATAGAATAGATTTGGTGAAG GTTGACCCTAGATATGAGGTCACGCAAGACGTTAGGGCACAGTTAAAGTTTTTAGAAGAATTGGATAGGGTAGAACGTAAGAGACACGAAGAACAAGAAAGGGAAGTTCTGCTAAAGGCAGCAAAGAGTCGAGCGAAAACGGAGGATCCCGAGCAAGCCAAATTGAAAGCGAAAGCGAAAGAg ATGCAACGGGCAGAAATGGAAGAGGCTCGCCAGCGCGAAGCTAATCAAACAGCCCTTCAGGCTATTGGTCCGCGCAAGAAACCGAAGCTTGATCTCGGGGGTTCCTCGGCAAGCAGTCCGGGTGGCACTGCAGGTCTGGCTGGTACCGGTGCCGGCCTCAACCGCCAAATGCCCTTGCGACCGCGCCTCAAGCGTGTTAACTTCCGAGACCTGCTCTTCCTGCTGGAGCAAGAGAAGGAGACGTGTCGGAGCTCGACCCTGTATAGATCATACCTAAAGTGA
- the LOC100119872 gene encoding transcription initiation factor TFIID subunit 4 isoform X6, translating into MASAKFLEEALSTDVDESAVSAIVGSLETQLVSGAQPNPQQQQQQQQQQQSAAAQSSNGAPSSVVAAAAAAAATTPPLDGSSGPLQKPPQQHVANGTSNGDQQQQPQQPQQPQQQQQIPPTVLATTTTPSTTTSSNMTAAAPPVQELAKPTPSGQPQPQQQQQQQQQVSTMQPSPQQQFVPQQVAGNQITLQTIQGLAQGGTQGHLLLKTENGQFQLLRVGPANPNNAAVTPNSIAGSAAVVATPGATGTTYRLASLPAVSRLNAQFTGPPLATIRKPIQTVAPTVTTTTVTAVTSTIVAATTTAPTPTPTPASMATPTPASTPTSTVSPAQASLTPAQIRHRQVNDNTKEKCRKFLANLLELSSREPKHVERSVRTLIQELIDVKVEPEEFCIRLERLLNASPQPCLIGFLRKSLPLLRHALITKELVIDGIRPPHPNSQMYIQASGFPAASPTVVTQQNQIRPTVAVSPAVTAATPVTHVPATVALTPPATTQVRVMAPLTGVTNVPRPPQPIQVQQKLNVDKPVVSSINKKIRPTTPIRPGLLATYSAKTPVIAAPVHHQIQSLSTVVVSTSATSSTTGGSGATTTTIRQTTGPIIVQKTLPSTAVSKTVVASSHKTITTTTTLNKAAVPSIQPKLVSKEKEKKTFSSAGYTGDDDINDVAAMGGVNLAEESQRILGSTKFVGTQIRSCKDEVFLHMTPLQQKINKIVSSYGLEEPNQEVASLISHAAQERLKNLVEKLAIIAEHRIDLVKVDPRYEVTQDVRAQLKFLEELDRVERKRHEEQEREVLLKAAKSRAKTEDPEQAKLKAKAKEMQRAEMEEARQREANQTALQAIGPRKKPKLDLGGSSASSPGGTAGLAGTGAGLNRQMPLRPRLKRVNFRDLLFLLEQEKETCRSSTLYRSYLK; encoded by the exons ATGGCGTCAGCTAAGTTCCTTGAGGAAGCTCTCAGCACGGACGTGGACGAATCAGCAGTTAGTGCCATCGTCGGCTCCCTCGAGACGCAGCTGGTCAGCGGGGCCCAGCCTAacccccagcagcagcagcagcagcagcagcagcaacagtccGCGGCGGCGCAGTCGAGCAACGGCGCGCCGAGCAGCGTAGTCGCggccgcagcggcggcggcagcgacgaCTCCGCCGCTCGACGGCAGCAGCGGGCCCCTGCAGAAGCCACCGCAGCAGCATGTGGCCAACGGCACCAGTAACGGTGACCAACAGCAACAGCCCCAGCAGCCCCAGCagccccagcagcagcagcagatccCACCAACAGTCCTCGCCACAACGACGACGCCGAGTACGACGACGAGCAGCAACATGACTGCCGCCGCGCCGCCGGTCCAGGAACTCGCCAAGCCAACGCCGAGTGGCCAGCCCCagccccagcagcagcagcagcagcagcagcaggtctCAACCATGCAGCCGTCTCCGCAGCAGCAGTTTGTCCCGCAGCAAGTGGCCGGCAATCAG ATAACGCTACAGACTATCCAGGGTTTAGCACAAGGTGGTACACAAGGTCACCTGCTCTTGAAGACAGAGAATGGTCAGTTTCAGTTATTAAGGGTTGGACCAGCTAATCCAAACAATGCAGCAGTGACTCCCAACAGCATCGCTGGAAGTGCAGCAGTTGTTGCAACACCAGGCGCTACGGGTACAACGTATCGTCTGGCCTCATTGCCAGCTGTAAGTAGGCTGAACGCACAGTTCACTGGTCCACCACTCGCCACAATAAGAAAACCCATTCAG ACTGTAGCTCCTACTGTAACGACCACAACTGTAACCGCAGTGACGTCAACCATAGTTGCTGCAACTACCACGGCTCCAACGCCAACGCCGACTCCAGCATCAATGGCAACCCCTACGCCTGCTTCGACACCAACATCAACTGTTTCGCCCGCACAAGCGTCTCTGACTCCGGCTCAGATAAGA CATCGTCAGGTCAATGATAATACCAAAGAAAAGTGCCGTAAATTCTTAGCGAACTTATTAGAGTTGTCTAGTCGTGAACCTAAACATGTGGAAAGAAGTGTTCGGACGTTAATACAAGAGTTGATTGATGTTAAAGTTGAGCCCGAGGAGTTCTGCATTAGATTGGAGAGATTATTAAACGCGTCGCCACAGCCGTGCTTGATCGGCTTTCTCAGAAAGAGTCTGCCTCTGTTGCGCCACGCGCTCATCACCAAGGAATTGGTCATCGATGGCATACGGCCGCCGCATCCCAATTCTCAAATGTACATTCAGGCATCAGGTTTTCCCGCGGCGTCGCCGACAGTCGTCACTCAG CAAAACCAAATTAGGCCAACTGTAGCTGTTTCTCCTGCAGTCACGGCAGCAACGCCAGTTACGCACGTTCCTGCCACTGTAGCTCTTACACCACCAGCCACAACACAGGTGAGAGTCATGGCACCTCTCACAGGAGTTACGAATGTTCCGCGACCTCCTCAACCTATTCAGGTTCAACAAAAGCTG aatgtGGATAAGCCAGTGGTGTCTtctataaacaaaaaa ATTCGTCCGACAACGCCGATACGACCAGGATTGTTAGCTACGTACTCCGCAAAGACGCCTGTAATTGCGGCGCCGGTGCACCATCAGATACAATCGTTATCCACAGTCGTAGTGAGCACAAGTGCGACTAGCAGCACGACGGGTGGCAGCGGtgcgacgacaacgacgatcCGCCAAACCACGGGGCCGATTATCGTGCAAAAGACCCTTCCGTCGACGGCGGTGTCAAAGACGGTAGTTGCGTCTTCGCACAAAACCATCACCACGACCACAACCCTAAACAAAGCCGCAGTGCCTTCCATACAGCCCAAACTCGTGTCTAaggaaaaggaaaagaaaacgTTCTCGTCTGCGGGATACAC GGGTGATGATGACATTAACGACGTGGCAGCGATGGGAGGAGTCAATCTCGCGGAAGAATCTCAGAGAATCCTGGGATCGACGAAATTCGTTGGGACACAGATAAGATCGTGTAAAGACGAAGTATTTCTTCATATGACCCCTCTtcagcaaaaaattaataaaatag TGAGTAGTTATGGTTTGGAGGAACCTAATCAAGAAGTAGCGTCTTTAATTTCACACGCAGCGCAAGAAAGGTTGAAAAATCTAGTAGAAAAGCTGGCTATTATAGCAGAACATAGAATAGATTTGGTGAAG GTTGACCCTAGATATGAGGTCACGCAAGACGTTAGGGCACAGTTAAAGTTTTTAGAAGAATTGGATAGGGTAGAACGTAAGAGACACGAAGAACAAGAAAGGGAAGTTCTGCTAAAGGCAGCAAAGAGTCGAGCGAAAACGGAGGATCCCGAGCAAGCCAAATTGAAAGCGAAAGCGAAAGAg ATGCAACGGGCAGAAATGGAAGAGGCTCGCCAGCGCGAAGCTAATCAAACAGCCCTTCAGGCTATTGGTCCGCGCAAGAAACCGAAGCTTGATCTCGGGGGTTCCTCGGCAAGCAGTCCGGGTGGCACTGCAGGTCTGGCTGGTACCGGTGCCGGCCTCAACCGCCAAATGCCCTTGCGACCGCGCCTCAAGCGTGTTAACTTCCGAGACCTGCTCTTCCTGCTGGAGCAAGAGAAGGAGACGTGTCGGAGCTCGACCCTGTATAGATCATACCTAAAGTGA